Genomic segment of Apium graveolens cultivar Ventura chromosome 7, ASM990537v1, whole genome shotgun sequence:
CAACCTTCACATATCCTAGCCAACTGGCTTCAAGATACCCAAGCTCAACCAACTTCAGTAGATGATATGCTTATGGATCAAATTGAAGGTCTTGCCCATATAGCTCAACAGTTGCTGACATCTGACATGATAAATCAAGATTACCAAGCTATTCTACTATCTTACAAAGAAGATGTTGAAGATCAACAAACAAAGATAGTAAATGAAGCTCAACATGATGGCAATGTTGATGCCTGGCTATCCAAGACTTTCAGTGTTGACATGGAGGAGGCCTTGTCTAGGTTTAGGGAGAAGTATGTCACCATCTTAGGTTGCAATGCCAAAGTGCTTACTCTTCAGGAAGTGTATGATGTCATCACAGAGGTCTACAAGGGACAACTCAAAGCTTTCAATTATATAGTAAAAGTACTAGAAAAGACTCCAGATGGTCATCAAGAGAGCATAAGAAACATGATGAGCAAGAAGATTGATGAGCTCCTACCAACTCATATAGAAATAAAGCAAAAGttcaataatttttttaataaactgGCCACTCTCAATCTCTCAAATGTAGAAACCGGCATCAAGAAGCTAAGGTAGTCTCATCTGGCTTTGCACAATATTCTGCATAATCAAATTTCTCAGATGTATGACACAaaggtcaaactggatcaacttcacAAGGCTAGATATGAACCTTCTTCTTTGATGGCTGAGGAAGTAAGAAGAATGGTCCCGGATAACATTGGCGGTGGAGTATCATCCAGCTCAACTTCTCAATCCTCAATTCCCCAAATCCAAAATCTTCAAACTCTGATCAATGAGCTTCAAACATTCAACACAACTCTAGTCTCTAAAGTCAACCATCTCACTGCTCAAGTTCAAAGTCAACATAATGACACCAAGTCCCTGATAGACCCCCGGAAGTACTTTCAAATGCAGACTAATATGTCATTGGCAGCTATCATGGGGGTTTTGAAGATTCCACCTCAGAAACAACGCAAAATGTCAGGACTCAAATCTCTAGACACCCAGCCCAGCCTAATAACAAGCCTAAGGGGAGATGGAGAGAGAGCCCAAGCTAAAAGCTACAAATCAAAAAGAGATTGGTATggaagagagactcaagatggcAGTGCCTGAGGGTTTCAGTGAACCAGAATCACCTCACCTACAAGAAAGCTGTGGGCAGAAACATAAATTTCCTGAGGATGTGTCTAGTCATCAATGAAATAATAAAGAGAAGAGGATTATGGTCAACATCAAGGACTCTAGGATTGACAGGTATATATAAGTCTCCCTAGCATTTCCAAAATCTATGAGAGCCTCGAAACTGGACATCTTCATCAATAAAGTCAAGGTGATGATTCCAGAAGACACTCTATTGCTAAAGAACTCAAATCAGGACAAGAAGAAGCATTTCCTGAAGTCTATCTTATTCCAAGCAAGAGAGTGGCTTACATATGCCCAACCACCATAAAAAGAAGAAACTTCATCATTCCAAAACATTGTGCGATGGCAAACAAGAGACTGATTATGACCTTAGAGACAGAGTTGAAGCTCAAAAGAAATAATTCTATGAAGGATGTTGAGATGATCAAGATTTTGAGAAGATATATTAACAATGCTGGGAGCATGTTTCCTAAAAACTGATATCAATACTCAAGATGaggacaaggatgatgatgagaaaaagaaagatgaacataaatcttctggctcaaatcctaGTCACTCTAAAAAAAGCAGTGGGAGTAGCAAGGACGTCAAGTAAGGGAATGATAAGGGTGATGAAAAAAAGGAAGGAATTAGGATTGAGAGAAGGATGGGAGTGATAAATATGGGACACCAAGAAGACACGTGTAAACGAAAAATCTCAAACTCAGAAAATCCTAAACCAAATCCTTAGCCAATCAAAAACTCTAACTTCTCAAACCTTCAAGCCTAAACACTTTTACAAACTCACATCCAATTTTCTACTAAAAACATCCATCCTAGCCAATCAAATCACATTAAAAAGACTAGTTAAACCTCCATCATTCAAGCCACCACTCAAAACACACTTTAAATTTGTtggaagaaaatcaaggaaaagCAAAGTTGAAATGAGAGCACTGTGGGCCTGCTATAATCAAGATGATTTTCTACCAATCTCAGAAGATGACTAAAATAATCAACAAGATGAACTCATATGTAGAGTCACTGTGGATACCCTGGGAGAGGTGAGAATTTATTTCAAGAATGGTTCTTTCAACATATTCAAGAAAGAAATAATGGAATTTTTTTCAACAGTGAAGCTTGAAAGGGTCATAAGTTTGATGACTGAGAATAATAAATTCATAAGAATGAGGAAGGTTCAAATATCTGAAATGTTGGTAAACAGAAATGAAAGAAGGGCAAGGGAGAAGGTGAAAATGGAATAGAGAGAAATCAGGAAGGATGGGGAGCTACATAGACCGGAAAGAAGACCAAATGAACTCAAAGCTATAGGATTAAGCAGGGTTTCTGAAAATGGTATGTTCCTAAACATTAAAACTCACAGATTGTCAAGGTACAGAGGTGAGCATCTTGAAAGTTACTCACTAGAAGAATGGTTGAAGCTTGTGGAAGCACCGAGAGAAACTGAGATCATTGAAGAACTTGAGTGCCTTGCTAAACTAAAGGGCTTGATTAGATCTCAGTCAGGATATGAAAACTTCAGTTAATTATGTAAACTCAATTCTCTTTGTAATAGCTAGATGACATTTATGTATAAAATAATGTACTTTGTATATATTtgtctttttttaaaaaaaattggggttagtCTTATTATCAAGCATGAATTTGTGAGAAGTGGTCTTCtcacaaatagggggagattgttgtgcaagatatgccttaatataacaagactaagttatATTGACAATCTTAAGATTAAGTTGACTTGTAATTCTTATGTTATCTGTATTGATATTTTTTGAGTCTATAAGAATGTTGAAGAAGACTAGACTAGAATATTTTTCAGTAAACAACCAACAAGTTAGGAATAAATCTCTGGAAGAAGATAAAGCATGATCATGTCTCAGAATGAAGATATATAGTTTGGTGAAGAATAATGTTGTAGATTGAAAAATGTTCCAAGTCAAATGTCAAGAAGTCACTAATCAAGGAATGTCGAGAAGTATATCGAGAACTGCTCAAACTcatcgagaagtcaatttgacctatagagaagtcatttctcttgtagagaagtcatctcacttatagagaagtcactttGTCAATAGAGAAGTCAAGTACATGCAGAGAagtagagatatcgacaagtcaaaagacATGCAGAGAAGTTGAGATATCTAAAAGTCAAAACGTATGTAGAGATatagagatgtcgacaagtcaagtaCATGTAGAGAAgttaagatatcgacaagtcaaaagacatgtagagaagtagagatatcgacaagtcaaaatgcatgtAGAGATAttgagatgtcgacaagtcaaaatacatgtagagaagtgaagatatcgacaagtctttttGTACTAAGAAGATCTCGATAATAGCTTCAATTACAGAATGCATCTATCGTGAAAATTTCAGATTACTAGTCAACAAACcattttattattaaaatgaaaagtctacaaatgcagcttgaaggtcaagatgaactggacaaaggacTGTAGCAGACCTGGAAGATTGTATGCAGATGTGCATCACTTGAAATAGAAATAGACAAAAtagctttagaaaatgtgttaaTGTATTTTAGTGCAATCTATGTAAACTGTGCATGTTGTTCTATAAAGTATGTCACGGGTCCTTGTTCTAAATGTAACAAAATGgtctagattttcttgtattttATCAAGAAGTTGAATCTAAGTTCTGAAATATCAAGAGTTTAGATTTGTATCCCAACCTAAttgatttttaataaaaaatcaagtgAATTTTGATAATTGCATTTATGTGTCTTTTAAGGTTAATAAATTATCACTACAAATTACTTAATCCTAGTAAGCCAAAAAATTTAACTTagttcttgaaaataatttacaaagtttttaagtaaaaataaaatgatacacATTCGCCCCCTGTGTCCATTTCATACCCAACATTATTTGACGGGTTTTAACAATTATCACATATATCAGATATCATATTTATGAtgaattaaattataaatttgaattgATTTTTATGATAAGTTCAGTAAAACACGTCAAAATTAACATGTAAAATATATTTAACTAAATATAAATAAATGGGATTAATATTGTGATTATattcatttcaaaaaaaaatattatgattatattaaGGTCAAATTTTTTAAATTCATTTGTTTATAAATTTCCttgattatttaatatttttaagtatttattacaaatatattttagaTATTTTAGTTGAAAACTAAAGAATATAATCAgttaattcatattttatatttgaagTTTTCATTTGTCCATATACGTAGAAGATATAAAATTGACGCTGTGCATTCCAATAAAATTAGTTCTTGAATTATATATGGCTTAATTTATATATGAAATAGCTAAttacatttttttattattatggttgttgaattaaaaaaaaatatggGATTCTCAAGTGTCTATAATCTACTTAGTAATATTAAGtacatttttaaataaaatgTACTTTCAAATGCATCAGATGTTTTGTAGAATTAACCACTGCGTAGAGAAAGAAGATGAAATCATCACCTGTTtggataattttttttatcactTTAAATGATTGGAATTACAAATAAATAAACTTATTAAAGAAACAGACTCGTAAAAAGAATGAAATGTGAAATAAATGCATTAAGCATAAGCACAAATTCACCATTAACCTCAGCATAACATTTTCatagaaaataaaaaaaacagtAAACCGGGGAAGGGCACCAATACTAAGCTCTCAAAAAACCCCCATCCACTAGCTCTCCAAAACCATATTTACATTCATATGTATTCATATTTGGCTTCCCAGAAATGTAATGAATTATTTCAGAATATCAGACACGGTGAGAAGGGTAAGAAGTTAGCACCATAAAACCGGGTGAAAAGAATACTATACAAAACATACATACAATCATCTCAACAGGGAAAAACCTACACATTTAAATGAAACGAAACTAGCAAAGGGGATTAGTATTTTATGTACCAAAAATGCCTCGATATTGTAAACTGGTTAGTTAAGAATATGGCCTGGCTAAAGGCAGAAGCTGCTACCAAACTGACATCTTAAACCCTGTGGTCTCAGAAACATGAGGTTAGAGGAAAGATATCAACCGTCAAAACTCCAAAGCGAGTCAGGTTATTATACGACTCCATTGGTCATAATACGCAGCTAAAGAGAGCAACTTAATTTCATTCAGATGAGCTAGCATTTTTATCTTCATTCGGGCAATAAGAGGCTTTCAGTGAATCAGCAGTGATAATAGCAGAAGCTGCCTTGCTAATAGCAAGATCTGCTCTATAAAGCATTCTCTGGGCTTTTTCTCTTTTTAACACAGCAATTATAGACGCGCGCTTGGCTGCACTTGATGCCGCACGAACACCGAACTCATCTAGATCCCGCACACCTAACTGCATATTCCCTGGCCCTTGGTTCACTTCAGATTGGTAATGCATTTGAATTGGCTCCGTATCGCGCCACTGCACCCCATTCCTCTTTCCAGGTGTCCTGTGGTTGTATGAAGGCAATGCATGTAAATTGCTACGAGGCATTAATGCCCCAATCTTTTTTGACTTGTTCTTGTATAGTTTGGGGGGGTTATCAAAGTCAGATGTATCATTGTTCAGAGAAAAATATTCATGACTACAGACATCAGTTGGCGAGTACATCCTTCTTGAAGTGGAAGTATCTGAATTCTCAGGACTATAGTCAGCATATGTAGCTTTCTCATCTCGGAATGCAAATGAATTTGATCTTCTTCCTGCAAGTGAAGAAATAAATATGTAGAAACATCAGCCACCGAACTAAGATGCTAAGAAATGATCAAATTGACAAAAGAAAACTAGATACGCATATAGGAATCTGTTACCAAAAGTATGAACACCATCTTGATCCCCAATGGGAACCTGGTTAGCGTGAATTTTCTTCTGCGATCTATGCTTCGAACCCTTGTTAGGCACTTCCAAACCACGTGGCTTCAAACAGAAAGCAAACATGGCTGGTTTCTCCACAGGTGGCGGTTTCTTCACCTTACCTCCATAGGCAGCGGCACTGTTGGCTTTGCTCATTAATTGATTCCACTCTTGCATTTTTTGTTGGTACCTTTCCCATGATGGAGGCTGATAAAGCACAAGATATCAGTACATTTTGCTACCCAACAACCTCATTCAGCGTAAGTGTAAAAAAAAGCCAAACCTCTTTACTTGCCTACactaatatttttgaaaaaacaAAGGTAGTATTAGCTAATAGGCGCATTAAAACTCTCATCCTGATCGAAAAATGACTAGACACAGACGCGTAATCATTTTTAATATAATGACTTTGACTAAGCTACTTACTGGATTACTTCATCAGCAGTGTTCATCTGTGCCCTTGTTTCCACTTCTATTAATAAGCATTGGGCAATAATAATATTTTCATTAATGAAAAACAACTATACTTAAAAGGTCTGTCCCAATATCAAAGGTACTATCAGTTAATTGCCCTTTTTCCACTTATCCCTTTATACAAATTAAATGAGAGACACAACAACAACCGTTCTAAGGAAATTTACATAAGAGAACCTATGTTACAATCGATAATACATCAAAAAACTAAATGAGCAAGTACAGATTAGATACCTGCAAGTGTCGTATCAATGGATACCCAGTTTTCTTCCGCTTCTGCTGCCAGTGTTGGTAGATGGCATTATATACTTCACTTGGCAAAAACCCACCCATGAGCTTTTCAATTTCAGCAACAGTAAAGTGATCACGCCGTTGAGCATATGCAACCTTCTCTAATGTATCCATAGTTTTTTCAAAGAGATCATCAGTGATTGCCACATGACAAGTTCCCTGGGTTTGGAAAGTGTTTTCATTCCTTAAAATCcattcttcatcttcactatccatGTCATATAAAATCTTTGAGGGATTTAAAGCCATGTCAATATCATCCTCAATCTGCCGGAAGTACCTGGGAGAACGCATAAATAGATATTTTTCTGCAAGAGCTTCATTTTCCTCCACTAAATGTACACCAGGTATAGGAATGTTTTTCACTGAAGCTGCACGAATGTTGCGGTTGTAACACTCCTCGTGCATTTCCTTAAACAGCATCCATTGACCCCTGTCAGGGAATTCCAAGGCCCAGTCTTTTCCTCCTTTCCACATCATGGCATGTGTATAGCGGTTTGTTGACCCGGGTTGAAAGACATGAAGCACCTTATGCGAGTACCTAGTACTTCCAGAAAACTTGACAGCAAGTCTCCACTCATTTTGATCTGCAAGTTCTAAGGTAACCCGAGCCCCAAATTCTCTCCAGCATCTATCTCCAAGAGTTATTAGCAAATTTGAATCGCATGCTaacaactccaagtttcttcGGGAACCTTTAGCGTCATCAGATGTCCTCTTTTCACTGGCTCGCCTAACTCGCCTAAAAGGAAGCCCGTTCTGATTTAGAGGTTTATGCCTTGGACTGAATTCTGAACCAGCAGAAGGCATAGCATAATGGACCTGAGTTCGTGGTTTTCTGGGTCCATTACCAAAGCCACTGTGAACAGCATTTGTTATCTCGCCATGCCAAACAGGAGAGATTTCTGCAAGAGGCGAAGAACTTAAATTTCTTGTGTTGGCAGTCCAAAACCTTTTAGGACTAACAGTATTAGGGCTCGTTCCACCACTCATAGTTGAAATATAATCAGCAACCCTCTGTACACCAGGCGATTTACCAAGAACACTGCTTTTTGCTAAATCAATTTCTGGGATTTCAACACTCATGCTTTTCAAATTATGAGTATCATTCTCCCCAGAAATAACTGCGGAACCATGATCTTTACATGACATCCTATTTTTTAATGTCAACAGCCTCTCTAATTCTGGATTGTGACTTTCCCTATTCAGGGAGTGAGCAATAACATCAGTCCTGATACTTCCACCATCACGGGAGCAAGTATTTGTTTTAACAGCATCTAAACTTTTATCTTCGTGATGTAGAGACGACATAATTCTACCACAGTTCATATTAGCAGTCAAGGCATGAGTTTCTAGCTGCTCATTTGAAACGAAAATTCCTGGAGTACTTTCAGGAACCATTTGCGGAAAGATCTCAGAACCATGCTTGGCTACAGCATAATCATTGGTTGTTGACTTGAAAGTATTTTCTCCACTATCCAAAGAACAAGCAAGAGTACACTCCCTAAGACGGACACAAGCTATACTACTTTTCATCAGTAGCTTCAGATGAAGGCTACGGAATAAAAGCGGTGCAGCACTAAAAGAAATAGCAAGTGGTAGAATCCCAGGCATCACATTACAGTTAAGAGGCTGATTCCTATTTTCCTTGCCAGGTTTAGAAAGGCCGATGGGTATAGTATCCTGAAAAGAGTTTCTTCTAGTACCCTGGTAGAAAGATGGCCAAAAAAGTCATAACTTAATAAACTCTAAGCAAAATTTATTTAGACATACGTGAAATCGTATGTGAAATGCAGACATGATTTACTAAGTCAGCCTGCAACACAAATACATATGATATATATATCACTAAGAAGCAATGATCTTTGAAACAGGCAAGAGAGCAACCAAGTATCCTTACAAAGCCTATATTTCATAGGCGGGATTAGAGTCATTAAAATAATAAAGATTCAAAAAGAAACatatacataaataaaaataaacagGTTACCTGAAAGGAGGATTGCCAACTAACAGAATTTATGTGTATCTTTTTGCTCCCACTTTCAAGGGCTTGGATTTTCCCCAGAGTGCATTCAGTAAGAGGaagttttttagaaaaaaaacTCTTCTTTTGAAAAATGGTATCTAGGTGCAACCAGTTAGAATCTTTAATTTTGTAGAAGTTGTAGAATGAAAAAATATGCTGCTTTCTAAGATCTTGTCTACATGATAGTTTAAATCTTATTGACGTCGCTGGAATTTGCAAATCAACAGGCCCACTCCGTTTCTTTGCGTCAAAAAACATGTTGAGAACGACAAAAACAGAGGCAACAGCCTGCTTTAGGCAACCTTCAAGCACGAAAAACCTTAAACCAACTTCATTGTCAACAAAAAGCATCTCAAGGTAAACTGCGGGCCATGTACTGACTATTGAACCATATTGCTGCAATAATGACAGACGGGTATATCTGGATGTCTCGGAACCACATGATAAATCCAAGAGACAGCGGACCGGTAATAAACTTACATGAGTAACAAATTCTTTTAATGGTAACAAAGCCAGGTTGAGCTTCGACATGCCATCATTACCTATCACCAACATTAGATTGCTGGGGTTGACGCGATCTAAATGAACATTTTCATTATCGGAAGTCGAGAACCTATCAGCAATAGTGGGTAACCCATCCTCTGTAGGCAAACTTATCCGTATATTGTTATCAACAGGCATGGAAACGGATGCATGTTTCCTCTTGCGGAACCTCCTCCTGAAGTAAACAGTGGGTAAGCCATTTTCCTTTAAGGTGGAAAAATGCTTCGACATCACTTCCCCGCCATCTGCCTCCGCAGCTAATCTATCCACAGAATCAGAAAATTGTACTCCACTCGTTTCCCTTTCCAGCGAACATACATTACTATTCCTATGTGCATTTGTGACATTTCCAGACAATGGTGATGAGTCACTGGGAGACGGATGGAATGTCTTCTGTTTCTTTACACCAGCCAAAGATTTGTCTCGATTAGAACGAGCCAACCATGATATGATAGGCTCCGTCTCCAAATGATTTCTGGAATTGGTGCCGGTTTCACTCGTAGATAATTTTTTTCTGGTCTCATCAGTCACTCTATCCTCAGTACAAGACTGTAGCGGCTTTTTTACATCTGTAACTTCACTGCGCAGAAGTAAGAGCATGAACCGCTCATTTTGAAGGTTTATCCATTCTTTATCCTTATCATCATATTTCACATGGTGAAGTTTTCTCTCTTCATCATAATCATTCACAAGCCCATGATACCACCTCTCATCCAAAGGCCAAAACACCTTGATCCTTTTGTTCAAAAACCACCGGGGATCTTTGTCCATGTACACAACTTCATAGAAATGGCGTCTCTTTCGAGGACATCCTTTCTCTTTGTGGTTAGACCTTGGTCTTAGTGATCTGCTAGCATTATCAGGGGAAGGGCACTCAGAACTGGTTTGCAAGTTCTCTGTGTGACTACCAGTGTCTCCACCAGAATGACTTAAGGAAGATTTGCTTTTGGAAGAAGGGCCTGTGCACCGAGGATCAAATCGAGATGAAAGCATCATGGCTGCATTTTTCTCAAGGTTTTCCTCGTCATCCATGGAATCTTCAGAAGTAATTTCTCTATGGCCAACTGCAGGCTGGGTCTTTTCTGCAAACTCTAATCTATCTAAAGGCAGGCCCTTTCTTTTCTTCACATGGCTCTGCTCTTTTTTGAAAGATGCATCACTGCCTTTTCCTTCATCAGCAATAAGCTTTTTTCTTCTCTTCTTAGCATGTTGGAGTGTACTCGGTGGAGTAGTCATACAATCCTTCAAAACAGATTTTAACATGGCAGTCTGATCAACCAATTCTTCTTTGTCAATAACCAACTGTTCTATTCTCTTTTCATCAACTTCAAGTATTATTGGTTTAGCAACAGTAGTATCCTTCCCATCGCAGTTCAAATTGTCAGTCTGATCAACCGAGCTTCCATTATCAAAAATCAACGGTTCTCTTCTCTTCTTAGCATGCTGAGGTCTTCTTGGTATCTCAGTCATACAATCCTTCTTATCAGAGTTCAAATCGGCAGTCTGATCAACCGAGCTTCCTTTATCAACAACCAAAGGTTCTCTCCTCTTCTTACCATGCTTAGGCATTCTCGGTTTAGCAGTCGTACCATCCTTCAAATCAGATTCCAACTTCGCAATCTGATCAACCAAGTTCCCTTCATCACTAATCAACTGTTTTGTTTTCTTCTTTGCATGCTGAGGTATACTCGGCACATCCGCCTCACAGCCCTTCAAATCAGATTCCAACACTTCAGTCTGATCAACCACCTTCCCTTTACCAACAACCAACTTTCCTCTCTTCTTCTTCGCATGCTGGGGTATACTCAGCACATCAGTCTTACAATCCTTCAAATCAGACTCCAAAAATTCAGTCTTATCAACCGACTTCCCTTTATCAACAACCAACTGTCCTCTCTTCTTTTTAGCATGCAGGGGTACACTCAACACAACACCAGAACCATCCTTCAAATCAGACGTCATTTTTCCAATCTGATCCACCGAGCTACATGATCCCGATTGCTTCGCCACATGACTCATACTCCCTACAGATCCCCGCTTCTTCCTCGGAACCCTAATAACATCACCACCATCCAAACCAATCGAAAATCCACTCAATCCACCTCTATCCAAACCCGAACCCAACTCGACCTTCCCCAAACCCCCATTCTCGACACTACTCCTACTCGTCTTCGCCTTCACATCACCACCACCCAATCCCACATTTTGACTCCTCTTCCTCTTTTTCACCTTCTTACCACCATCATCTACACCCCCACTCTTCCCCTTATCACACCCATCATCCGAACCCCGAGTATCCACAAACCCACTTTCTTTCGAGATCACCGCACTTATCGAGTTAACTAAACTATTTTCCATTAACAAAAACTCAAATCAAACCCACCACACAAAAACCCCCAAATTACATATCCCATCATAAGCCTACAAACCCCAATTTCAGATCTGCAAATACAAAACCAACCTATCAAATCACCATACATTAACAAAAATTCACATATTTAAGCAAAAACACAACAAAAAACACCGATTCAAATGAAAAACTAGCTGAAAAATAATGGAAAAACGAGATTAAAGAGATTAATAATGACAAAAGATGGTGAATTGAAGCGTACCTGTCTCGAATTAACGAGACATCGCAAATCGAGCCGCGGAAAAAAGAAGTGAATTTTAGGGTTTTTTATTGAGGGAGAAAGTGATAGAGAGGCAGTTCAATTGGGAACCCTAATTCCTCTTCTGATTAGATTTCAATTGTTTATTTCTCTCCCCCCGCTTTTTTAAGTATATGTATGGGTAACTCTTTTTTCTTTTTAAACTAGAGAATTATGGCACTAATAAGACTCTAACAAAataatgaattatatatttttattttattttttggtTAAAGGTTTAAATTTGAGTGTAATATTAGAATGTGTATTTCGTAGTTGGTAGAACTATACTTAAAAACTAACAATATTCGTTGATTTTCAAAATTAgaaaaaattatgttaaaattTGTAATGTTCTTTTTTCCTCAAATTTAATAGTTTTACTTACAAAGATAATGGTGAATTATTACTAcattaaatattattttctaaaccGAAAATCATtcaaatctgatttttagaatttaaaatggAGCACAAAGAATAAACTAAGTATTTGATCTAATAAATTATCAAATTTTCATTATTTTAAGGTTCAATTCaactattttatataaaataatattttttttcaaaatttgatCTAATTCTTGAAAAGCTCAAAACCATATAAGCAATATCAAACAAATAAATTTATAAACtattagaattaaaaatattaataactttaaaaattaaaaatatgaaatttgtACCAATGAATTGTGCAATTCATGATTAAGAatgaaattttggaaaattgaAATAGTTTTCTTAGTTGAAATATTAAGATTACATGTTGAATAGAATAAAATAGTAAATTAAACTGCGTTTCACGGCAACTTGATagcatattttattattaaaaaaatcaattgaaaaagaaaattttaataTCATATAAATTAGTGAACATAATATTATACAGAGAAGATATGACTAAACaataaaataaattattcatatttttatcGATTTTATTTAACATAGGCAACCTCCAAAGTAAAATTAATGTGCTCTTTCTCCCTATAAGTTTTTCTAACATCTAAGATTTagtaaaaaaatataataataaccTAAAACAATTTAATTATTTGTTCAAGATCAAAGAAGTTGTAAGTATGGAGTAAATTATTTGGCATTATATATAAAAGTTCAATAACTTTCAACTCTTTACGAAAACTTCCATCCAAATTTTGGTTATTTATTATCGTCACCCTAGGACTTTAATAACactttaaattaatttaaattaaaaaaattaaaagaataTTATGATGGGAGTTTAGGATAATGCAAAAAAAATTGAAGAAAGTTTAGGAGAATATAATTTAATAGCACTTTTTGAaatttattaattcaaaaattgtgaaaattaaaaaatatataatgaGACGATTTGATAAGTCACATAAACGCCAACTTCTTCCTCTTTATTCAGGTATATGTATTGATATGTTGAatttccttttcattcctattttatAAACTAATTTTCTAGAAACCTTAGTTGAAACTAGGGGTGAACGCGGGTTGGGTTGGGTGGTTTAGAGATAATAAATCGAACCAATCCAATTAATTCGGTTTTTAAAAAATGAACCCATTAAccataaaaattattttcaacccAACCCTACCCTTTATATATTGGGTCGAGTTGGTTTGGGTTAAAACTAGAATAAAactatttaaatatttttaggaGTCAAAATTACAAATAATTTTAATCAAACGGTGAAGtg
This window contains:
- the LOC141672167 gene encoding uncharacterized protein LOC141672167; translated protein: MENSLVNSISAVISKESGFVDTRGSDDGCDKGKSGGVDDGGKKVKKRKRSQNVGLGGGDVKAKTSRSSVENGGLGKVELGSGLDRGGLSGFSIGLDGGDVIRVPRKKRGSVGSMSHVAKQSGSCSSVDQIGKMTSDLKDGSGVVLSVPLHAKKKRGQLVVDKGKSVDKTEFLESDLKDCKTDVLSIPQHAKKKRGKLVVGKGKVVDQTEVLESDLKGCEADVPSIPQHAKKKTKQLISDEGNLVDQIAKLESDLKDGTTAKPRMPKHGKKRREPLVVDKGSSVDQTADLNSDKKDCMTEIPRRPQHAKKRREPLIFDNGSSVDQTDNLNCDGKDTTVAKPIILEVDEKRIEQLVIDKEELVDQTAMLKSVLKDCMTTPPSTLQHAKKRRKKLIADEGKGSDASFKKEQSHVKKRKGLPLDRLEFAEKTQPAVGHREITSEDSMDDEENLEKNAAMMLSSRFDPRCTGPSSKSKSSLSHSGGDTGSHTENLQTSSECPSPDNASRSLRPRSNHKEKGCPRKRRHFYEVVYMDKDPRWFLNKRIKVFWPLDERWYHGLVNDYDEERKLHHVKYDDKDKEWINLQNERFMLLLLRSEVTDVKKPLQSCTEDRVTDETRKKLSTSETGTNSRNHLETEPIISWLARSNRDKSLAGVKKQKTFHPSPSDSSPLSGNVTNAHRNSNVCSLERETSGVQFSDSVDRLAAEADGGEVMSKHFSTLKENGLPTVYFRRRFRKRKHASVSMPVDNNIRISLPTEDGLPTIADRFSTSDNENVHLDRVNPSNLMLVIGNDGMSKLNLALLPLKEFVTHVSLLPVRCLLDLSCGSETSRYTRLSLLQQYGSIVSTWPAVYLEMLFVDNEVGLRFFVLEGCLKQAVASVFVVLNMFFDAKKRSGPVDLQIPATSIRFKLSCRQDLRKQHIFSFYNFYKIKDSNWLHLDTIFQKKSFFSKKLPLTECTLGKIQALESGSKKIHINSVSWQSSFQGTRRNSFQDTIPIGLSKPGKENRNQPLNCNVMPGILPLAISFSAAPLLFRSLHLKLLMKSSIACVRLRECTLACSLDSGENTFKSTTNDYAVAKHGSEIFPQMVPESTPGIFVSNEQLETHALTANMNCGRIMSSLHHEDKSLDAVKTNTCSRDGGSIRTDVIAHSLNRESHNPELERLLTLKNRMSCKDHGSAVISGENDTHNLKSMSVEIPEIDLAKSSVLGKSPGVQRVADYISTMSGGTSPNTVSPKRFWTANTRNLSSSPLAEISPVWHGEITNAVHSGFGNGPRKPRTQVHYAMPSAGSEFSPRHKPLNQNGLPFRRVRRASEKRTSDDAKGSRRNLELLACDSNLLITLGDRCWREFGARVTLELADQNEWRLAVKFSGSTRYSHKVLHVFQPGSTNRYTHAMMWKGGKDWALEFPDRGQWMLFKEMHEECYNRNIRAASVKNIPIPGVHLVEENEALAEKYLFMRSPRYFRQIEDDIDMALNPSKILYDMDSEDEEWILRNENTFQTQGTCHVAITDDLFEKTMDTLEKVAYAQRRDHFTVAEIEKLMGGFLPSEVYNAIYQHWQQKRKKTGYPLIRHLQPPSWERYQQKMQEWNQLMSKANSAAAYGGKVKKPPPVEKPAMFAFCLKPRGLEVPNKGSKHRSQKKIHANQVPIGDQDGVHTFGRRSNSFAFRDEKATYADYSPENSDTSTSRRMYSPTDVCSHEYFSLNNDTSDFDNPPKLYKNKSKKIGALMPRSNLHALPSYNHRTPGKRNGVQWRDTEPIQMHYQSEVNQGPGNMQLGVRDLDEFGVRAASSAAKRASIIAVLKREKAQRMLYRADLAISKAASAIITADSLKASYCPNEDKNASSSE